From the Leptotrichia sp. oral taxon 221 genome, one window contains:
- a CDS encoding acyltransferase, producing the protein MKKRNFKVLESFRFLAALLVGLGHLFTWNGNHDVIPRSFMLSVDFFFVLSGFVLTQNLKDQKLNVDEYLNKLFFGRTIRLLIPYMILVTIYQIIFVKFMGHIKISLYEWIINLFLLQILGLNGNVTGGMIGVAWALGLEYWIGTIYFPFVYFLKKKFDKGLIFISIMTYIISIGILRHYSTNFIAAKIFRYFDVPIIISRLLASYSIGTLCSILYQKFKNIEFKNKRKIFTILEITIIYFIIRVYNSKHYNGENEYVFPIFAGILVFIFAYENGIISKALEKVSFLGKLSYSIYLIHPCFVELMNYLKVKNPLSGLNISYYIILLLITSFLFYYFVEKNIINLKYKLLNKNKNKELKTSV; encoded by the coding sequence ATGAAAAAAAGAAATTTTAAAGTTTTAGAAAGCTTCCGATTTTTGGCAGCTTTATTAGTTGGATTAGGACATTTATTTACTTGGAATGGTAATCATGATGTAATTCCACGTTCTTTTATGCTGTCAGTAGACTTTTTTTTTGTATTAAGTGGTTTTGTATTAACACAAAATTTAAAAGATCAAAAATTAAATGTAGATGAATATCTTAATAAATTATTTTTTGGAAGAACAATAAGGTTGTTAATACCATATATGATATTAGTTACTATTTATCAAATTATTTTTGTTAAATTTATGGGACATATAAAAATAAGTTTATATGAATGGATAATAAATTTATTTTTGTTACAAATTTTAGGATTAAATGGAAATGTTACTGGAGGTATGATTGGAGTAGCGTGGGCTTTGGGATTAGAATATTGGATAGGAACTATTTATTTTCCATTTGTTTATTTTCTTAAAAAGAAATTTGATAAAGGATTAATTTTTATTTCTATTATGACATATATAATTTCTATTGGAATATTACGACATTATTCAACAAATTTTATAGCTGCTAAAATATTTCGATATTTTGATGTTCCGATAATTATTTCAAGGCTTTTAGCTTCTTACAGTATTGGAACTTTATGTTCAATTCTTTATCAAAAATTTAAAAATATAGAGTTTAAAAATAAAAGGAAAATTTTTACAATATTAGAAATAACAATAATTTATTTTATAATTAGAGTTTATAATTCAAAGCATTACAATGGTGAAAATGAGTATGTTTTTCCTATTTTTGCAGGAATTTTAGTATTTATCTTTGCTTATGAAAATGGAATTATTTCAAAAGCATTAGAAAAAGTGTCTTTTCTTGGGAAATTAAGTTATTCAATATATCTTATACATCCTTGTTTTGTCGAATTAATGAATTATTTAAAAGTTAAAAATCCTTTAAGTGGGTTAAATATATCGTATTACATTATATTATTATTAATAACATCATTTTTATTCTATTATTTTGTTGAAAAAAATATAATAAATTTAAAGTATAAATTGTTAAATAAAAATAAGAACAAAGAGTTGAAAACAAGTGTATGA
- a CDS encoding GtrA family protein yields the protein MLKVNIKKILNKEILLYLIFGITVTLLNIILFYLFINVFKMSIGLGNVLDNIICILFQYFTNRIWVFESENKGKEAIKEFIQFILARGITAIIDQIFVVVGIDFFVNRFISIQNRSVFSLLVKVISNIIVIVLNYIFSKHFIFT from the coding sequence ATGTTGAAAGTTAATATAAAGAAAATATTAAATAAGGAAATATTGTTATATCTTATTTTTGGAATAACTGTTACATTATTAAATATTATATTATTTTATTTATTTATAAATGTATTTAAAATGTCAATAGGATTAGGTAATGTATTAGATAATATTATTTGTATATTATTTCAATATTTCACTAATAGAATATGGGTTTTTGAAAGTGAAAATAAAGGTAAAGAAGCTATAAAAGAATTTATTCAATTTATATTAGCGAGAGGTATAACAGCGATTATTGATCAAATCTTTGTTGTAGTGGGGATAGACTTTTTTGTAAATAGATTTATTTCAATCCAAAATAGGTCAGTATTCTCATTGCTTGTAAAAGTAATATCGAATATTATAGTTATAGTATTAAATTATATTTTTTCAAAACATTTTATTTTTACATAA
- the rfbD gene encoding dTDP-4-dehydrorhamnose reductase yields MKILLTGSNGQLGHDFKKIFDRKNIEYIATDHKELNITNDEDLNRFFQENEGITHVINCAAYNDVDKAETDKKVWLLNAEAPKKLAEFSKKIGAIFVTYTTDFVFDGEKNSPYMEDDKTNGVSEYGKSKAQGEKDVLEAYDRSFVIRTSWVFGIANNNFNKQVINWSKSRNELNIVDDQMSVPTYSMDLAEFSWKLIQTEKFGLCHITNDGIASKYDQAKYVLEKIGWKGTLGRAKTADFNLPAKRPAYSKLDSSKVEKLLGEKIPTWQSGIDRFLEEMKENGEL; encoded by the coding sequence ATGAAAATACTACTAACAGGCTCAAATGGCCAATTAGGCCACGATTTCAAAAAGATATTTGATAGAAAAAATATCGAATACATTGCAACAGATCACAAAGAATTAAACATTACAAATGATGAAGATTTAAACAGATTCTTTCAAGAAAATGAAGGAATTACTCATGTGATAAATTGTGCAGCATACAATGATGTTGATAAAGCTGAAACTGATAAAAAGGTTTGGTTGTTAAATGCTGAGGCACCTAAGAAATTGGCTGAATTTTCTAAAAAGATTGGGGCGATTTTTGTTACTTATACGACAGATTTTGTATTTGATGGGGAGAAGAATTCTCCTTATATGGAAGATGATAAAACGAATGGTGTTTCAGAGTATGGAAAATCGAAGGCCCAAGGAGAAAAAGACGTTTTGGAGGCGTATGATAGATCATTTGTGATACGGACTTCATGGGTATTTGGGATAGCTAATAACAATTTTAATAAGCAAGTTATAAATTGGAGCAAATCTCGAAATGAGTTGAATATTGTGGATGATCAAATGTCAGTTCCAACTTATTCGATGGATTTAGCTGAATTTTCATGGAAATTGATCCAAACTGAAAAATTTGGATTGTGTCACATTACAAATGATGGAATTGCGAGTAAATATGACCAAGCTAAGTATGTTTTAGAAAAAATTGGTTGGAAAGGAACGTTAGGAAGGGCAAAAACAGCTGATTTTAATCTTCCTGCAAAACGACCAGCTTATTCAAAATTGGATTCTAGTAAGGTAGAAAAGTTGCTAGGAGAAAAAATTCCTACATGGCAGTCAGGAATTGATAGATTTCTTGAAGAAATGAAGGAAAATGGAGAATTGTAA
- a CDS encoding UbiA prenyltransferase family protein: protein MKNYIKLMRPKHYLKNGLILVPLFFSKGITDFNKLLSVFLAILAFSFLSSTIYIINDTMDAEKDRQHPKKCKRPIASGQISKRNAIVFSIFLFVVSFCFHYYGNDHKLLTISTLYLVMYYLINLLYSLGLKNKPVLDLVLLSSGFLLRVLYGGAIVNVPISYWLYLIVITFSFYMGFGKRRGELEIKSDKNTREVLKKYSYEFLDKNMNIFMALTLVFYSLWTVDPRTTEIVGSDIFVWTVPLVIVIFLRYSYAIELGESDGDPVEVLMSDKILIGLVILYILSTIILFYRSLFIGG from the coding sequence ATGAAAAATTATATAAAATTAATGCGTCCGAAACATTATTTGAAAAATGGATTAATTTTGGTACCGTTATTTTTTTCAAAAGGAATTACAGATTTTAATAAATTATTGTCGGTATTTTTGGCAATTTTAGCATTTTCTTTTCTTTCTTCGACAATTTATATAATAAATGATACTATGGATGCTGAAAAAGATAGACAGCATCCTAAAAAGTGTAAAAGACCAATAGCTTCTGGTCAAATTTCAAAAAGAAATGCGATAGTTTTTTCAATATTTTTATTTGTGGTATCTTTTTGTTTTCATTATTATGGAAATGATCATAAATTACTTACAATATCAACGTTATATCTAGTTATGTATTATTTGATAAATTTATTATATAGTTTAGGATTGAAAAATAAGCCAGTCTTAGATTTAGTATTATTATCTTCAGGATTTCTTTTGAGAGTTTTATATGGTGGTGCAATTGTAAATGTTCCAATTTCTTATTGGTTATATTTAATTGTGATAACGTTCTCATTTTATATGGGATTTGGTAAAAGACGTGGAGAATTAGAAATAAAGAGTGATAAAAATACAAGAGAAGTCCTAAAAAAATATTCTTATGAATTTTTAGATAAAAATATGAATATTTTTATGGCATTAACATTGGTTTTTTATTCTTTGTGGACTGTTGATCCGAGAACAACAGAAATAGTTGGAAGTGATATTTTTGTTTGGACAGTTCCCTTAGTTATTGTTATTTTTTTAAGATACAGTTATGCTATTGAATTAGGAGAAAGTGATGGAGATCCAGTAGAGGTTTTAATGTCTGATAAAATATTGATAGGTTTAGTTATATTATATATATTATCAACAATAATACTTTTTTATAGAAGTTTATTTATAGGAGGATAA
- the galE gene encoding UDP-glucose 4-epimerase GalE: protein MKNILVIGGAGYIGSHTVNLLKKSGYNPIIYDNLSKGYKDVAEILNVKFIKGDLGDRKKLKEVFEKENITAVMHFAAFIEVGESVQEPAKYYENNVVKVTKLLDQMVESGVKNFIFSSTAATFGEPVKDKIDETHQQLPINPYGKSKLMVEKILEDYDTAYGLKSVVLRYFNASGSDKDGIIGESHIPETHLIPLILQAASGKRESIKIFGDDYPTKDGTCIRDFVHVYDLAKAHILGMEKMLKENKSLNYNLGSGEGFSVKEVIEKVKEVTGKDFKVETVEKRAGDPAVLVANSEKAKKELGWEPEYSLEEIINSAWKWENNRRY, encoded by the coding sequence ATGAAAAATATACTAGTAATCGGAGGAGCAGGATACATCGGTTCTCACACAGTAAATCTATTAAAAAAAAGTGGATATAATCCAATAATTTATGATAATTTATCAAAAGGTTACAAAGATGTAGCTGAAATATTAAATGTAAAATTTATAAAAGGTGATTTGGGAGATAGAAAAAAACTAAAAGAAGTATTTGAAAAAGAAAATATTACAGCAGTTATGCATTTTGCAGCATTTATTGAAGTTGGGGAATCAGTTCAGGAACCAGCTAAATATTATGAAAATAATGTTGTTAAAGTAACAAAATTATTAGATCAAATGGTTGAATCAGGAGTTAAAAACTTTATTTTTAGTTCTACAGCAGCAACTTTTGGAGAACCTGTTAAAGATAAAATAGACGAAACTCACCAACAATTACCGATTAATCCATATGGTAAGAGTAAATTAATGGTAGAAAAAATACTTGAAGATTATGATACGGCATATGGCTTAAAAAGTGTTGTTTTGAGATATTTTAATGCTAGTGGAAGTGATAAAGATGGAATAATTGGAGAAAGTCACATTCCGGAAACTCATTTAATACCATTAATTTTACAGGCGGCTAGTGGAAAAAGAGAGAGCATAAAAATATTTGGAGATGATTATCCAACAAAAGATGGTACTTGCATAAGAGATTTTGTTCATGTTTATGATTTAGCAAAAGCACATATTTTAGGTATGGAAAAAATGTTGAAAGAGAATAAAAGTTTAAATTACAATCTTGGAAGTGGAGAAGGTTTTTCGGTTAAGGAAGTTATTGAAAAAGTAAAAGAAGTAACTGGAAAAGACTTTAAAGTAGAAACTGTAGAGAAAAGAGCAGGAGATCCAGCAGTATTAGTTGCTAATAGTGAAAAGGCTAAGAAAGAATTAGGATGGGAGCCTGAATATTCATTAGAAGAAATTATTAACTCAGCTTGGAAATGGGAAAATAATAGAAGATACTAG
- a CDS encoding AAA family ATPase, producing the protein MKKKKKLPIGISNFKDIIEKNYYYFDKTRFIEDILEDGAQVKLFTRPRRFGKTLNMSMLKYFFDVRNKEENRKLFENLEVSKSEYFGEQGNYPVISISFRNYDKENWETGFRTIKTTIANMYAENKFLMDSLDKRELQKFEDIWLEKDDGDWEGSLRNLVQYLYEYYGKKVVVLIDEYDQPIIDSYIKGYYDKAISFFKSFYGLVLKDNEYLEMGVMTGILRVAKENIFSGLNNLEVHTILDSEFTEYFGIMENEVEDSLKDFDLEYELIDVQKWYNGYLFGEMKVYNPWSIINFLKRGKLKPYWVNTSGNGLIKLYLQKLKDEIFDDFSKLLNKESILKRVNDNMTFGNLEANFEKNIWNLFFHSGYLTLNEGYNESEEEIHLKIPNEEILKMFSEMFIEIYFESYETFLYMTNALKNGDIEKFKLELNKILLENVGIFDVSGAYKEQFYHGLILGLILKLKNEYEITSNNFSGKGRYDLLLKPKNILRRKEGIIFELKIVNVTEKLDKDQIREKLKNECEIALKQIEEKEYVSVLRNAGIEKVLKIGIAFYGKEFEMKFERE; encoded by the coding sequence ATGAAAAAGAAGAAAAAATTGCCGATTGGAATATCGAATTTCAAAGATATAATTGAAAAAAATTATTATTATTTTGATAAAACGAGATTTATAGAAGATATTTTGGAAGATGGAGCACAAGTAAAGCTGTTTACTCGTCCAAGAAGATTTGGGAAAACATTGAATATGTCGATGTTGAAGTATTTTTTTGATGTTAGAAATAAAGAAGAAAATAGGAAGTTATTTGAAAATTTGGAAGTTTCTAAAAGTGAATATTTTGGAGAACAGGGGAATTATCCAGTAATTTCAATTTCGTTTAGGAATTACGATAAAGAAAATTGGGAAACAGGTTTTAGAACTATAAAAACAACAATTGCTAATATGTATGCAGAGAATAAATTTTTAATGGATAGTTTAGATAAAAGGGAACTACAGAAATTTGAGGATATTTGGTTAGAAAAGGACGATGGAGATTGGGAAGGTTCATTGAGGAATTTGGTGCAATATTTGTATGAATATTATGGGAAAAAAGTAGTAGTGTTGATAGATGAGTATGATCAACCAATAATAGACTCATATATTAAGGGATATTATGATAAAGCCATCAGTTTTTTTAAAAGTTTTTATGGATTGGTTTTGAAGGATAATGAATATCTTGAAATGGGAGTTATGACTGGTATTTTGAGAGTTGCGAAAGAGAATATTTTTTCAGGATTGAATAATTTGGAAGTTCATACGATTTTGGATAGTGAATTTACAGAGTATTTTGGGATTATGGAAAATGAAGTGGAGGACTCCCTTAAAGATTTTGATTTGGAGTATGAATTAATTGATGTTCAGAAGTGGTATAATGGATATTTATTTGGAGAAATGAAGGTGTATAATCCATGGTCGATTATTAATTTTTTAAAACGTGGAAAATTAAAACCTTATTGGGTGAATACGAGTGGGAATGGATTAATTAAATTATATTTGCAGAAATTAAAAGATGAAATTTTTGATGATTTTTCAAAATTATTGAATAAAGAAAGTATTCTAAAAAGAGTTAATGACAATATGACTTTTGGGAATTTGGAGGCTAATTTTGAAAAAAATATTTGGAATTTGTTTTTTCATAGCGGATATTTGACTTTGAATGAAGGATATAATGAAAGTGAAGAAGAAATTCATTTAAAAATACCGAATGAAGAAATTTTAAAAATGTTTTCTGAAATGTTTATTGAAATATATTTTGAGAGTTATGAAACTTTTCTGTATATGACCAATGCGTTAAAAAATGGAGATATTGAAAAATTCAAATTAGAGTTGAATAAAATTTTGTTGGAGAATGTAGGAATTTTTGATGTGAGTGGAGCGTATAAAGAACAGTTTTATCATGGTTTAATTTTAGGATTAATTTTAAAATTGAAGAATGAGTATGAAATCACATCGAATAATTTTTCGGGGAAAGGTCGCTATGACTTATTGTTGAAACCGAAAAATATTTTAAGAAGGAAAGAAGGCATTATTTTTGAATTAAAAATTGTAAATGTGACTGAAAAATTAGATAAAGATCAAATTAGGGAAAAACTTAAAAATGAGTGTGAGATTGCGTTGAAACAAATTGAAGAAAAAGAATATGTTTCAGTTCTAAGAAATGCTGGGATTGAGAAAGTTTTAAAGATTGGGATTGCATTTTATGGAAAAGAGTTTGAGATGAAGTTTGAGAGGGAATGA
- a CDS encoding ATP/GTP-binding protein: MKKQKEEISNDGIKNIIADLRSIREGKPISLRYESEGIKRIVSILGVLIAVYNQRSVCLAIDELDSGIFEYLLGEILEVLSNEIKGQVIFTSHNLRILEKIDKKKIVFSTTNPNNRYIKFKYAKPSNNLRDMYLRELIIQEQDEELYKETKQSDIKRAFYRVGASLDEKR; this comes from the coding sequence TTGAAAAAGCAAAAAGAAGAAATAAGCAATGATGGGATAAAAAACATAATAGCAGATTTACGTTCTATAAGAGAAGGAAAACCTATTTCATTAAGATATGAATCAGAAGGGATAAAAAGAATTGTTTCAATATTGGGAGTACTTATAGCAGTCTATAATCAACGTTCAGTCTGTTTGGCAATAGATGAATTGGATTCGGGAATTTTTGAATATTTGTTAGGAGAAATACTGGAAGTGTTATCTAATGAGATAAAAGGTCAAGTAATATTTACTTCTCATAACCTAAGAATTCTTGAGAAAATTGATAAAAAGAAAATAGTATTTTCTACAACAAATCCAAATAACAGATATATAAAATTTAAGTATGCAAAACCAAGTAATAACTTGAGGGATATGTATTTAAGGGAATTAATCATTCAAGAACAGGATGAGGAATTGTATAAAGAGACAAAACAATCTGATATAAAGAGAGCTTTTTATAGAGTGGGGGCATCATTAGATGAAAAAAGGTAA
- a CDS encoding ribose-phosphate pyrophosphokinase translates to MVALSKEDKEKIRIFAGSSSKELAKKIAEYLEIDLSSNQIVKFADGETFVKSNESVRGCKVFIIQSTSKPVNESLMELLIFIDALRRASAREITAVIPYYGYARQDRKASPREPITSKLVANLLTVAGATRVITMDLHARQIQGFFDIPVDHMEALPILAKHFIKYGFSPEDTVVVSPDVGGVKRARGLANWLHTPLAIIDKRRAKANVSEVMNIIGDVKGKKAILIDDMIDTAGTICNAAQALIDKGATEVYGCATHAVFSGPAIERLKNSAFTEVVITDTIELSEDQQFDKLRVLTTSKMFAETIKRITTSEAISDLFEIPVESIE, encoded by the coding sequence ATGGTAGCTTTGAGTAAAGAAGATAAAGAAAAAATAAGAATTTTTGCGGGGTCATCGAGTAAAGAATTAGCAAAAAAAATAGCAGAGTACCTTGAAATAGATTTATCTTCAAATCAGATAGTAAAATTTGCAGACGGAGAAACTTTTGTAAAATCGAATGAAAGTGTTAGAGGTTGTAAAGTATTTATTATTCAATCAACTTCAAAACCAGTAAATGAAAGTTTAATGGAATTATTGATATTTATTGATGCGTTGAGAAGAGCTTCAGCAAGAGAAATAACAGCAGTAATTCCTTATTATGGATATGCAAGGCAAGATAGAAAAGCAAGTCCCAGAGAGCCAATTACATCAAAATTAGTGGCAAACTTATTGACAGTAGCAGGAGCGACAAGAGTAATAACAATGGATTTACACGCAAGACAAATTCAAGGATTCTTCGATATTCCAGTAGATCATATGGAAGCATTGCCAATTTTAGCAAAACACTTCATAAAATACGGATTCAGTCCAGAAGATACAGTTGTAGTATCACCTGATGTTGGAGGAGTAAAAAGAGCTAGAGGATTGGCAAATTGGTTGCATACACCACTTGCAATAATTGATAAAAGAAGGGCAAAAGCGAATGTGTCAGAAGTTATGAACATAATTGGAGATGTAAAAGGTAAGAAAGCAATTTTGATAGATGATATGATCGACACAGCTGGAACAATTTGTAACGCAGCTCAAGCATTGATAGACAAAGGTGCGACAGAAGTTTATGGATGTGCGACTCACGCAGTATTTTCAGGTCCAGCAATTGAAAGATTAAAAAATTCAGCATTTACAGAAGTTGTAATAACAGATACAATTGAATTGTCAGAAGATCAACAATTTGATAAATTGAGAGTTTTAACAACGAGTAAAATGTTTGCTGAAACGATTAAGAGAATAACAACAAGTGAAGCAATAAGTGATTTATTTGAAATTCCAGTAGAAAGTATAGAATAA
- a CDS encoding HAD-IB family phosphatase yields the protein MNVYDFDKTIYDGDSTIDFYLFSIKKDFTLIRYFPKQVFYMILYHLKKVTKEKYKEKFFSFLKGIKNIDKEIEEFWLRNEKKIKQWYLNQKNKEDVVISASPEWLLSPIINKLGINLIATKVNKETGRFNSLNCYGKEKVKRFKKKFPNGEIENFYSDHYSDTPMFLISKNAWIVKGEKIEKWTDGKEQIKW from the coding sequence ATGAATGTATATGATTTTGATAAGACTATTTATGATGGAGATAGCACGATAGATTTTTATTTATTTTCGATAAAAAAGGATTTCACATTAATAAGATACTTTCCTAAGCAAGTTTTTTATATGATTTTATATCATTTAAAAAAAGTAACAAAAGAAAAGTATAAAGAAAAATTTTTTTCTTTTTTAAAAGGAATAAAAAATATTGATAAAGAAATAGAAGAATTTTGGTTAAGAAATGAAAAAAAAATCAAACAGTGGTATTTAAATCAGAAAAATAAAGAAGATGTAGTTATCTCTGCTTCTCCTGAATGGTTATTGAGTCCAATAATTAATAAGTTAGGAATTAATTTAATTGCAACTAAAGTTAATAAAGAAACTGGGAGATTTAATAGTTTAAATTGTTATGGTAAAGAAAAAGTAAAAAGATTTAAAAAAAAATTTCCAAATGGAGAAATAGAAAATTTTTATTCAGATCATTATTCTGATACGCCAATGTTTTTGATTTCTAAAAATGCTTGGATTGTAAAAGGAGAAAAAATAGAAAAATGGACTGATGGAAAGGAACAAATAAAATGGTAG
- a CDS encoding acyltransferase, giving the protein MGNKKKNRNYYIDNIRGLATISVVFIHTVFWSGSSYVPEYMRNLSLLIDVPIFFLLTGMLMSVVKNINPIKQVTKLIFSFFILVLAYQILFMDINVNNLFSALFFYNAVLDKFPVVSGSYWFVPVYVIALLVSYMLIKQYSPKKLFTVIILIFFYYLFTYFTKIEINFYNFNYSILFFISCILIGYLGAMKKYKYLYIVLSLVSILIYLSIYLSKKIVLQDYKFPVGIPYVVASMISLFLILHFFHKSTFLNLKIPILSFVGCNSLYFYMSQGIGASILFYILPFLKFSWQLKMIFAFIINIIASLIIGYLFIWVEKQFNKIISRGNLNVES; this is encoded by the coding sequence ATGGGAAATAAAAAAAAGAATAGAAATTATTATATTGATAATATAAGAGGTTTAGCAACAATTTCTGTAGTATTTATACACACGGTTTTTTGGAGTGGAAGTTCATATGTTCCAGAATATATGAGAAATTTATCTTTATTAATAGATGTTCCGATATTTTTTTTATTGACAGGAATGTTAATGTCTGTGGTAAAGAATATAAACCCTATAAAACAAGTAACAAAATTAATTTTTAGTTTTTTTATATTAGTTTTAGCTTATCAAATTTTATTTATGGATATTAATGTAAATAATCTCTTTTCAGCACTATTTTTTTATAATGCTGTATTGGATAAATTTCCAGTTGTTAGTGGAAGTTATTGGTTTGTTCCTGTTTATGTAATAGCATTATTAGTATCTTATATGTTAATAAAACAATATTCACCTAAAAAGTTATTTACAGTTATTATTTTAATTTTTTTCTATTATTTATTTACATATTTTACAAAAATAGAAATTAATTTTTATAATTTTAATTATTCAATTTTATTTTTTATTTCTTGTATTTTGATAGGTTATTTGGGAGCAATGAAAAAATATAAATATCTGTATATAGTTCTATCTCTAGTATCTATATTGATTTATCTATCTATCTATTTATCTAAAAAAATTGTTTTACAGGATTATAAATTCCCAGTAGGTATTCCTTATGTAGTAGCTTCAATGATATCATTATTTTTAATATTACATTTTTTTCATAAATCAACATTTTTAAATTTAAAAATTCCTATTTTGAGTTTTGTAGGGTGTAATAGTTTATATTTTTATATGAGTCAAGGAATAGGAGCTTCTATTTTATTTTATATTTTACCTTTTTTAAAGTTTAGTTGGCAATTAAAAATGATATTTGCATTTATAATTAATATAATAGCTTCCTTAATTATAGGATATCTTTTTATTTGGGTTGAAAAACAATTTAATAAGATTATTAGTAGAGGTAATTTAAATGTTGAAAGTTAA